The Peribacillus simplex genome contains the following window.
ATGAAGAGAAAGATTTAAAGGATAAAGATTTAAAAGAACAATATGTAGCACTTGCCGATCGCAAGCTGCGTCAAAACGGCTATCAGATCTATACGACGGTCAATAAAAAGATATATGATAAAATGCAGGAAGTTACGAAAAACTATCCGAATTTCGGATACGATAAAGCGGGCGAGCCCGTTGAAGCCGGGGCTATTCTAATCGAAAATAAAACAGGAAAAATCATCAGTTTCGTAGGTGGCCGTGATTTCAAGCGGAAACAGACGAACCATGCAACCGCATCACATCGATCAAACGGATCAACGATGAAGCCTTTGCTCATATATGGTCCAGGCATCGAGCTGGGCAAAATCTCACCTGGCAGCGTATCGGCCAACGTGCCCATTTCCATTCCGGCAGGCAGCCAAGCGTGGAGCCCAGGAAACTATGGCGGCGGCAGCTATACGGGAGTATCGACTGCCCGCGAGGCCTTAAAGAATTCCTATAATATTCCGGCAGCGCTCTTTTACAAGAAAATAATCAACCTGAGCCCCGCTTCCTATTTAGAGAAAATGGGATTCTCCACCGTGACGAAAGGGGATTACTCCCATCTGTCCATGTCATTAGGTGCCATGGACAAAGGTGTAACCGTTGAAGAAAACGTCAACGCGTTTGGCACATTTGCCAATTCAGGGGAATTCATCGATGCTTATATGATCGATAAAATCGTTTCGAAAGATGGCAAGGTCATCTATCAGCATAAAGTGAAACCAGTGGATGTTTTCTCACCACAAGCCGCTTACCTGACGCTTGATATGATGCGCGATGTCGTAAACAGCGGGACGGCCGCTTCGGTCAGGAACCGACTTGCTTTCTCAAGCGATTGGGCAGGTAAGACCGGAACTTCCCAAAACTACTGGGACGCATGGTTCGTCGCCACCAACCCTAATGTATCATTCGGTACATGGCTGGGTTATGATACACCGAAATCCTTGCAAGGGACCTACAATGGTCTTGAATATAATAAACGGAATATATATTATTGGGCAGATCTGATCAATGCCGCATATAAAGTCGACCCGAAACTCGTCGATCCCGATAAGCGGTTTGAAATGCCTGGCGGAATTGTCAGCCGTTCCTTCTGTGCCGTTTCAGGACTGCTCCCTTCAAGTGCATGCCAAAAGGCAGGGCTTGTAAAATCAGATTTATTCATCGCCAAATATGCTCCATCCAAGGCGGATGATAGTTTCATAGATGGACAATATGTATCAGTCGGCAGTAAACGCTACGCAGCCCTTCCGCAAACACCTGGCGAATTCACGAGCGGCGGGTTCATGCTCAATCCAGATTCGTTCGCAGATATCGGATTGCAATATGTGATTGACCCGGGATCCGTTATTCCCGGAGGCGAAAAATCAGGAAATGTCGTCGGGGCGAAAGCGAAATTGAATGATAATGGCAAAGTACCCGATCCCCTATCCATAACGATCAGTAACGATAAGATTACATGGGGCCTGCATCATGAAGGAGATGTCGTCGGTTATCGTGTCTATAAAGACGGCAAAAAAGTGGCGAGCATCAATGCTGGTGAGAGTCTTGTTTACAAAGTCGGCTCAGGCGGTTCCTATTATGTAACGGCCGTAGACATAGTCGGTAAAGAATCAGCCCCTTCTCAGCGTGTTGAAAGCGGCGCTAAAAAGACAGGTTCAAAAGAAGATTCGACTAAAAATAAAGATGATCGCGGAAATGATAAAATAACTCAAGAAGTTAAAAAACCAGACTCAAAAGAAGAGAACGGTAAACCAGATAAAGAAAAAGAAAAAGACACAAATAAAGATATAGATAAAGATATAGATAAAGAGCAAAATCAAGACAAAGATCAAGACAAAGGGAATATAGACAAAGAAGATACAGAGACCGACAAAGATAAAGATACAGTCAATGATAAAGATAAAGATACAGTCAATGATAAAGATAAAGACACAGATAAAGCTGAAGAAGAGGAAGAATGACACTCTTTTTGAAGTGAAACAGGCTGTCGGGGATTTCCCGACAGCCTGTTTCATTATAATCTCCCACACTGATTCGACTAATGTTCCCGAACTCAAAAAAAAGGCATCCATGCAATTGACCATGGATGCCTTTTAATTTTCATCTAAAATCAGGATGCCCAGCGTTTCAATCCTCCATCGATGATAAATCACCAGTTGGGAGATCCAGTTCCCAAGCTTTCAAGACACGGCGCATGATTTTCCCGCTTCTTGTTTTAGGAAGTTTATCCCTGAATTCAATTTCACGCGGCGCCGCATGTGCTGCGAGACCATTCTTTACGAATTGGCGAATTTCTTCAATCAGCTCATCGTTTGCATCGTATCCGTCACGGAGGGCTATAAATGCTTTGATAATTTCCCCCCGAACTGGATCGGGCTTACCGATGACCCCCGCTTCAGCTACGGCTGGGTGCTCGACCAACTTGCTTTCCACTTCGAAAGGTCCGACTCTTTCCCCTGCTGTCATGATGACATCATCAACCCGGCCTTGGAACCAGAAATAACCATCTTCATCCATATAAGCGGAATCACCGGAAACATACCAATCACCTGGCATAAAGTAAGATTCATATTTTGATTCATTATTCCAGACAGTCTTCATCATCGAAGGCCATCCTTTCTTGATGGCCAGGTTCCCCATTCTGTGCGGTGGAAGCTCGATGCCTTGATCATCCACTATTGCCGCTTTCACACCAGGAATCGGTTTACCCATCGAACCCGGTTTGATTTCCAGGCAAGGATAATTGCATATGACCTGAGCCCCGGTCTCCGTCATCCACCATGTATCATGGATACGGTGATTGAATACCTTCATTCCCCAGCGCACCACTTCCGGGTTCAACGGTTCACCGACACTTAAAACATGGCGGAGAGAACCCAAATCGAACCGTTTAACGATTTCATCACCTGCACCCATCAGCATCCTAAAGGCTGTCGGAGCACTATACCATACCGTGACACCAAAGTCTTCCAAGGTTTTATACCAGGATTCTGGCTTGAATCGCCCACCTACAATGACATTGGAGGTTCCTGTCAGCCACGGTCCAAAGATACCGTAAGACGTCCCTGTCACCCATCCAGGATCCGCTGTGCACCAATACACGTCCTCTTCCTGCAAATCAAGGACCCACCTTGCCGTTTGATAATGCTGGATCATCGCATTATGAACGTGAAGCACCCCTTTTGGCTTCCCTGTGGAACCTGAGGTATAGTGAAGAATCAGGCCGTCATTCCGATCTACCCATTCGATTTCGAATTTTTTGTCCGATTCTTTTAACTTTTTATTGAAGTGATGATACTTTCCTTCTTCTTTTATATTTTCCCCCACTAGGAAAATATGTTTTAAATGGGGTAATTCATCTACTGGGACGCGCGGCAAAAGCTCAGGGGTCGTCACTATCACACTTGCCTCACTATCTTCAAGGCGATCCCTTACCGCGCCTTCCATGAAGGCTTCGAACAACGGCCCTACGACCGCCCCCGTTTTAATCGCACCCAACAATGCAAAATAAAGCTCCGGGGAGCGTGGCATGAAGATGAAAACGCGATCGCCTTTTTCCACATTGGCAATGTTCCTGAACACATTGGCCGCTTGGTTCGTATAATCTTTCATTTCCTTGAAAGTATACTTTTCATTTCTTTTATCGTCTTTGTAATAAAGGGCTACTTTGTTCTTTTTATATGTTTCAACATGGCGGTCAATGGCTTCATATGCAAGATTCACTTTACCTGTTTCAGACCAGGAAAATTCCTTTTCCGTCTCGGACCAGTCAAATTTCTTGTATTTTTCATCGTAATTCTTTAAATTAAAATTACCTTCCACTACTGGCAACGCTTTCACATTCATATGGCAAACTCCCCCTCTATTCGGCTCTATATTTTCATTATAGTATAAAAACGCAATTATCTCAATTTTTAAAATATTCAACACTTCCATATTAGGGAAAATCTTTCTTGATGAATTTTGAAAATCTTATAGTTATTATGAGTTCATATCGATAGCGGATATATGGGAAGCACTGTAACAAAAGATTCATATAAACCTTGAACTTTCTGCATTATGCCACTTTTTTTATGTATAATTTATGTAAGCTTTCCATTCGGCCAGTTTTAAAAGCAATGCTCCTTATGCTTGAATGCGAGAGTTATAAGATTACTATTTTACAAGGGTGGTGAAAGAATGGAATATAATAAGACCTTTTATACTAAGGAACTGCAGACATTAAGCGGGACGCTCATCATCGAGGGGCCGTTAAACGGGGAAAAAATGTCCGCTTATGAGTTTCACGAAGACTTGGTCGCCTTCCGCCCGCCTGCTTTGCAGCATAAAGCTTTAATAGAGATTGCTGACTTGCCTGAAGGCAGGATCTTTATCGCCCGTGAAAAGGAAACCATCGTTGGTTATGTAACTTATTTATATCCCGATCCCTTGGAACGCTGGTCGGAAATCAAGATGGAGGACCTGATAGAGCTTGGTGCAATCGAGGTCATCCCTAAATACCGGGGTGCCTCCGTCGGGAAGAACTTAATCAGCCTTTCCATGGAAGACGATTCGGTCGAAGACTTCATCATCATCACCACTGAATACTATTGGCATTGGGACTTGAAAGGGACAGGGCTGAATATTTGGGACTATCGCAAGGTCATGGAAAAAATGATGAGTGCCGGCGACTTGGTCTACTTTGCTACGGATGATCCTGAAATCAGTTCCCACCCGGCCAACTGCCTGATGGCCCGCATTGGCAAAAGAGTGCCGCCGGAATCCATCCAGAAATTCGACCAATTGCGTTTTATGAATCGGTTCATGTATTAAAGAGGCGTATAAGAGGAGGAAGGAATATGATTGTTGAAAAAATAATGAATGAGGATATTATCACTCTTACTCCAACGGATACAATCCATAGCGCTGTCTTAATCATTAAGGAGAAACGAATTCGCCATATACCCATTGTCGATGACAGCTTTCAACTTGTCGGATTAGTCAGCGACCGTGATATACGGGATGCTGCCCCTTCTATATTCCGCACCGCAGAAAACGAAAATG
Protein-coding sequences here:
- a CDS encoding transglycosylase domain-containing protein encodes the protein MNNNQKDRFQTAWKQITRFLKNEKTQKNARVTYQVIWNLTLILIIVGVLGFSFAGGVGAGYFAALVKDEPVRSKEDLKKDIYNYEETSEVYFADDVYLGKLKSDLEREEVSIDKVSEYLKNAVIATEDEYFYEHDGVVPKAILRAIYQEFTNASVQSGGSTLTQQLIKNQILTNEVSFDRKAKEILLALRVEKFFEKEEILETYLNVSTLGRNSSGRNIAGVESAAEGIFGVEAKDLTLPQSAFIAGLPQSPFGYTPYTQQGKLKENQEPGINRMKTVLKRMYSNGYITKEEYDKASAYDITKDFIGKKALPSEKYPWLTQEIEKRSIEILSVSLAKEDGYEEKDLKDKDLKEQYVALADRKLRQNGYQIYTTVNKKIYDKMQEVTKNYPNFGYDKAGEPVEAGAILIENKTGKIISFVGGRDFKRKQTNHATASHRSNGSTMKPLLIYGPGIELGKISPGSVSANVPISIPAGSQAWSPGNYGGGSYTGVSTAREALKNSYNIPAALFYKKIINLSPASYLEKMGFSTVTKGDYSHLSMSLGAMDKGVTVEENVNAFGTFANSGEFIDAYMIDKIVSKDGKVIYQHKVKPVDVFSPQAAYLTLDMMRDVVNSGTAASVRNRLAFSSDWAGKTGTSQNYWDAWFVATNPNVSFGTWLGYDTPKSLQGTYNGLEYNKRNIYYWADLINAAYKVDPKLVDPDKRFEMPGGIVSRSFCAVSGLLPSSACQKAGLVKSDLFIAKYAPSKADDSFIDGQYVSVGSKRYAALPQTPGEFTSGGFMLNPDSFADIGLQYVIDPGSVIPGGEKSGNVVGAKAKLNDNGKVPDPLSITISNDKITWGLHHEGDVVGYRVYKDGKKVASINAGESLVYKVGSGGSYYVTAVDIVGKESAPSQRVESGAKKTGSKEDSTKNKDDRGNDKITQEVKKPDSKEENGKPDKEKEKDTNKDIDKDIDKEQNQDKDQDKGNIDKEDTETDKDKDTVNDKDKDTVNDKDKDTDKAEEEEE
- the acsA gene encoding acetate--CoA ligase, yielding MNVKALPVVEGNFNLKNYDEKYKKFDWSETEKEFSWSETGKVNLAYEAIDRHVETYKKNKVALYYKDDKRNEKYTFKEMKDYTNQAANVFRNIANVEKGDRVFIFMPRSPELYFALLGAIKTGAVVGPLFEAFMEGAVRDRLEDSEASVIVTTPELLPRVPVDELPHLKHIFLVGENIKEEGKYHHFNKKLKESDKKFEIEWVDRNDGLILHYTSGSTGKPKGVLHVHNAMIQHYQTARWVLDLQEEDVYWCTADPGWVTGTSYGIFGPWLTGTSNVIVGGRFKPESWYKTLEDFGVTVWYSAPTAFRMLMGAGDEIVKRFDLGSLRHVLSVGEPLNPEVVRWGMKVFNHRIHDTWWMTETGAQVICNYPCLEIKPGSMGKPIPGVKAAIVDDQGIELPPHRMGNLAIKKGWPSMMKTVWNNESKYESYFMPGDWYVSGDSAYMDEDGYFWFQGRVDDVIMTAGERVGPFEVESKLVEHPAVAEAGVIGKPDPVRGEIIKAFIALRDGYDANDELIEEIRQFVKNGLAAHAAPREIEFRDKLPKTRSGKIMRRVLKAWELDLPTGDLSSMED
- a CDS encoding GNAT family N-acetyltransferase translates to MEYNKTFYTKELQTLSGTLIIEGPLNGEKMSAYEFHEDLVAFRPPALQHKALIEIADLPEGRIFIAREKETIVGYVTYLYPDPLERWSEIKMEDLIELGAIEVIPKYRGASVGKNLISLSMEDDSVEDFIIITTEYYWHWDLKGTGLNIWDYRKVMEKMMSAGDLVYFATDDPEISSHPANCLMARIGKRVPPESIQKFDQLRFMNRFMY